From a region of the Malania oleifera isolate guangnan ecotype guangnan chromosome 12, ASM2987363v1, whole genome shotgun sequence genome:
- the LOC131144374 gene encoding glucan endo-1,3-beta-glucosidase 12 isoform X1, translating to MGARKPWFLIFFLLFLVLTSGSNVAEKPPSEAIQQQIKYLHAQANRMLFTSTESTTQMDATPGTIPIVNPSTPTTATPIVNPTTPPLPPTPTTPTTTPTTPTTTPTPTTTTPTPTTTTPTTTPTTPTSSGGTWCIANPSASQTALQVALDYACGYGGSDCSVIQPSGSCYNPNTIHDHASYAFNDYYQKNPAPTSCVFGGTAQLTYTDPSSGSCHYASSSTSPASPTPPTPPTPPSTSSPLTPSTPSGSTIYGSEPSATPSSAACVSRSLVLVFAATCLLVPVVAANYL from the exons ATGGGTGCTAGAAAACCATGGTTTCTCATCTTTTTCCTCTTGTTTCTCGTACTCACTTCAG GTTCAAATGTTGCAGAGAAACCTCCTTCAGAAGCAATCCAGCAGCAAATCAAGTACCTGCATGCTCAAGCAAACCGGATGCTTTTTACATCGACAGAATCCACCACCCAAATGGATGCAACTCCTGGAACTATTCCTATTGTTAACCCCTCAACTCCGACCACAGCGACGCCAATTGTAAATCCAACCACACCTCCATTACCACCAACCCCAACCACCCCAACCACAACCCCGACCACCCCAACCACAACCCCAACCCCAACCACCACAACCCCGACCCCAACCACCACCACCCCAACCACCACCCCTACCACTCCAACTTCATCAGGTGGGACTTGGTGCATTGCGAACCCTAGCGCTTCACAAACTGCTTTACAGGTGGCTCTTGACTATGCCTGTGGCTATGGGGGATCAGATTGTTCAGTGATACAGCCAAGTGGAAGCTGTTACAACCCAAACACCATCCATGACCATGCTTCTTACGCTTTCAATGACTACTACCAGAAGAATCCAGCACCTACTAGCTGTGTTTTTGGAGGAACTGCACAACTGACCTACACAGACCCAA GTTCGGGAAGTTGCCACTATGCATCATCCTCGACATCACCAGCATCACCTACACCACCAACGCCACCTACACCACCAAG CACAAGTTCGCCACTCACTCCATCCACCCCTAGCGGATCAACAATTTATGGTTCAGAACCATCAGCTACTCCCAGCTCAGCAGCCTGTGTGTCGCGTAGCTTAGTGCTGGTCTTTGCCGCAACTTGTCTCTTGGTGCCAGTAGTTGCTGCAAATTACCTCTAA
- the LOC131144374 gene encoding PLASMODESMATA CALLOSE-BINDING PROTEIN 2 isoform X2 → MLFTSTESTTQMDATPGTIPIVNPSTPTTATPIVNPTTPPLPPTPTTPTTTPTTPTTTPTPTTTTPTPTTTTPTTTPTTPTSSGGTWCIANPSASQTALQVALDYACGYGGSDCSVIQPSGSCYNPNTIHDHASYAFNDYYQKNPAPTSCVFGGTAQLTYTDPSSGSCHYASSSTSPASPTPPTPPTPPSTSSPLTPSTPSGSTIYGSEPSATPSSAACVSRSLVLVFAATCLLVPVVAANYL, encoded by the exons ATGCTTTTTACATCGACAGAATCCACCACCCAAATGGATGCAACTCCTGGAACTATTCCTATTGTTAACCCCTCAACTCCGACCACAGCGACGCCAATTGTAAATCCAACCACACCTCCATTACCACCAACCCCAACCACCCCAACCACAACCCCGACCACCCCAACCACAACCCCAACCCCAACCACCACAACCCCGACCCCAACCACCACCACCCCAACCACCACCCCTACCACTCCAACTTCATCAGGTGGGACTTGGTGCATTGCGAACCCTAGCGCTTCACAAACTGCTTTACAGGTGGCTCTTGACTATGCCTGTGGCTATGGGGGATCAGATTGTTCAGTGATACAGCCAAGTGGAAGCTGTTACAACCCAAACACCATCCATGACCATGCTTCTTACGCTTTCAATGACTACTACCAGAAGAATCCAGCACCTACTAGCTGTGTTTTTGGAGGAACTGCACAACTGACCTACACAGACCCAA GTTCGGGAAGTTGCCACTATGCATCATCCTCGACATCACCAGCATCACCTACACCACCAACGCCACCTACACCACCAAG CACAAGTTCGCCACTCACTCCATCCACCCCTAGCGGATCAACAATTTATGGTTCAGAACCATCAGCTACTCCCAGCTCAGCAGCCTGTGTGTCGCGTAGCTTAGTGCTGGTCTTTGCCGCAACTTGTCTCTTGGTGCCAGTAGTTGCTGCAAATTACCTCTAA